The genomic window AAAATTATCCTTTTGCCGTCGACAAAAAATTCTATTACCTGCAGTCGCTGGTTGATAACTTTGAATTTGATAACGACATCCTGACCATCAACAATGCCGTTGCCGAAAACCAGAAGACCTCGGTTGACAATAAAGTCGTACTGGGCGAGATCCTTATGGCCATTCTTCATTTTACGGCAGCCAGCGAGGTTACCCGAAACATCATCCGTCAGAATCAGGCGGTGGCTGAGGACTGGAAGAACCAGAAAAGCGGTTTTTTCAATAACCTCGCGTACGGAATTGCCAATTATTTTGCAAACATTCAGAATTCGGGTTTCGTGTTGTTTCTGTCCATCGTTATTTTAGGACTGTATTTATTAAGTTATTTCTTTGTGATCACGTTAGGTAGTAATGCGATTATATTTTACGCCATTGCCAATGCTATTATTCTTTATTTGGCGTACCGGAATTTTAAATATTATTTCAACTTTTTCAATCCTAAAGACCTTACGGAAACATTGGCAAAATTAGCAGGGACTTTACTCATTACACTCACAACAGGTTTTCCTATACTGCTGGTGATAGGATTTGGAATCATATATGCAATTGCCTCTTTTTCCGGCGGAAAATTCCCTGCTGGAGTTTTTCTGCCGCTTGTTTTTATAGGAGTAAAACTTTTTAAGAACAGAGATCAATGAAACACTTACAGCTCCTGGAGATCGTTACAGAAATCCTTCCTGATTTTAACGCAAAAAATTCTTCAGACCTGATCAAAGCTGAGAAGATCTTAAAAGCCCATCAAAAAATCCATTCAGAATTTTCAGTAAATGATATTGAAAGCTTTCTTACTTTTTTCAAAGAGAATGGCAACAGATTCAATGTTCTTTTTGAGGATGAAAATCTTTTAAAAATACTGAATAATGAATATTTCGAGATTGATTCCGGCCACAACAGGATTTTTCCTAATATTATGGAAATTACCCCAGCCTTCAGAACATTTTCTGAAGAGCCGGTGAAATATTTTATCCAGGTGAACATCAGGCATCATAACTGGAAAAACCTGAGGATATTTTATAAAAATTACTTTCCGGTCATCAGTCCTATAGTGAAAGATTTCCTGATGGACCAACTGACACAGAAAAACAATCTTATAAGATCCGTTATTCCGCAGCACGATTACTATTATTACCTGACGGATCAGTACAGGCATGGCATCAACCCTTACTTCTACGCTTTACAGTCGGACATCGATGCAGCTTATTTTAACGAAGAAATCATGGCCATTAACAATGTAATTTCCGATAATCAGAACACGGAGATGTACTTAAAAGTATTTTTGGGAAGGGTTTTGATGGCACTCGAACATTTTGACGCCTACACAGAGGAACTTAGGGACCTATTGAAAAACAATTCGAAGATCGGCGCCGAGTGGGCCGGTAAAGAAATGGTTTTCCACCGGGAACTTACGGAGGAAAGTTTCAGGCAAAGACGACGGGAAATGCAGCAGACCGGAAATTACAACTGGCCTCATAGAAACACGAAGCCCAGAAGTAAACGGTCGGAATGGATGATAGCCGCAATCTATTACCTTATCATTTTTGGTATTTTTGCTGCTCTATACGATATAAGCGATAGATTATTTGCAGTTGTTTTCGTATTAGAAATGATTATTTTTCTGTTTACAAACAGTACCATGAACAAGAAATATGGAAAGAGGGCTGAAGCAAAAGACCAATCCTGGTTAGGAAAAAACAAGAAATTAGGTTACAAGCTGATGCAGCTTCAGCTTTACACCATTACCATCGCGGTTTTTATCATGATCTTTGCCGGCTATCTTCGTTCATGGTACGATTACCCTCTTTTTGCTATCGTATTTACAATTATTGGTCCGTACATAATTATGAAGGAAATGGATAAGATTAAGAAGAAACGCTCAAAACAATAACATCGGGCTGAAACCCGACGTCAGCAGTTTTTTTGAATATCAACAAATTAAAACTGTTTATTCCGTTACTTACTTCAGTCCCAGATTTCCATCCTCATCATCAAACAGACTTCTGGGTTTTACTTTTAACAGATCATAAAGGCCGGAAACCACAAACTTCACTTCCTTGTAATTGTTGTTTTCTACCGCTCTGTCTCCGGTTTCAATGAGCTTCTGAAGTTTTTTCGGGTCACTGTACTCATCCGCATCGCGGAATTTATAGTGATAATACAGATTCACGTAGGATTCGTCGCGTTTATAGTAAATTTCGGTAAACAGCCTTTGTAGTTCACGGGATTTTCTCCGGATGACGGCTTTCTCGTTGGATTCCAGGAAGATCTTTTCGTCTTTTATAATTTTATGGAACTGGTCTTTCTGTCTTTGGGTACCTTCTTCCAGGATATTTTCAAGGTTTTTCTTATTTTCTTTATACTCATCCGCTTCATAGATGACATCCCGGAAACGAACCAGCCTGTCGTATTCCTGAAGTGCCCTTCTTTTTCTCTCATCCAACTGGAAAATTCTTTCGGTTGATTCGTCCTCCTCTACTTCAATCAGATCAAACTTGATCCTGAACAGTTCGTCTTTAATGGTTTTGAACTTTACCAGGATTCCCAAATCTTCTTCATTGGCATCATCAATATGTTCTACAAAACTCAGTTCCGATTCAATTTCATCAATGGTTCTATTAATGTCTTCCTCGAATTTTTCTTTGTTGATGTATTTCGTATGAGGATTGAATACTTCTTTCTTTTCGTAATCAACCGAGCTGATATATACGGACACCGACAAATCCCTTGACTCGCTCATGCTGAATTTCAGTTCGATATCCATGCCTTTCAGCAGGTTAACAGGCATATCCCTGCTGCTGATCTCGATATATCCGATATTCATATTGCTTGCCGGTAACGTCCCGGCTTTTCCCTCCAGAATGTTAATGACTAATTTATCGTCCGCTTCCCTGTTGAAATTTTTGGAAGTTGTTTTGTAAATGGTTTTGCTTAACGGCAGAATATCATTTTTTTTAAAAATTTTTTCCAGAAAAGTTCCGCCGAAGGCATCATCCACTTCCAGACAGATATCATTCGGGAGCGGCTGTCCCGAAATATTATAAATCCCATGATTAATGAAAATATTGCTTTTCTCAAAAACCGGATTCTGCTTATAATCGAAAATCGTCAGAGTAAAATTATTTGTCTGTTTCGGTAAGACTTTAATAAATTCCGAAAACTTATTTCTGAAAGCCATCACGCCGGTATCAAATCCACCGTCTTTTCGAATAATCCTGAAATAGCCTTCAAAGTTTTCCACTATTCCCACCAAAAGTTCTTCATCATCCTGGGTATTGACTTCATAAACCAGTTTTACCTCAATCTTATCCGAATTCTGATGCAGAGCTGCGTCCTGCTTTTTATCTTTTCTCTCAACGATGTTTTCTTTGGTTCCTGCAAAATACGCAGCACCTACCATAACTGCAGTTGTAGGATCAATGGAATTATCTACCGGAATCCCGAAGGTTTCTCTGAGGTATTCTCTGATGTAAGGAATGTATGTAGTTCCGCCGACAAGAATAATCCGTTCAATGTCTTCTGCCGATTTTTGATTTCCTTCCAGCAGTTTACTGATCAGCAGTCCGGTTTCTTCTATTTTTGTTGCAATCACTTCATTAAAATCATTCCTGGAAATTTCAAAATCGATGTAGTGATCGCCGTCATTCAGTTCCAGTTCTGAGAGGACTGTTTCTTTTAAAGAAAGCTCTTTCTTGATTTCCTCTGCCTTGTACAAAAGTTCGTAATACAGTTTTGTGTAGGCATGATCATGTTTAGACATTAACTTTTTAAACAGAAAATCTTCATTCAATACTTCTTCAATTTTAGGAACGAATAATTTTTCGATGATTAAATGGTCAAGATCTACTCCGCCCAAAAAGTTATTGCCTTCGTGATCGATGATCTTTAATTCCCTGTCATTAATCTTTACCAGCGCTGCATCAAATGTGCCACCTCCAAAGTCATACACCAGCCAGTTTTTTTCTGCCGTATGCTCAATATTCTGAAAATTGGCATAGGCCAGGCACGCAGCAATAGGTTCCTGAAGCAGAACCACCTGCTCAAATCCTGCATAAAGCCCAGCCTTTTTTGTGGCATTCGACTGCACCGTATCGAAAGATGCAGGGATGGTGATGACCATCGACTTCGGTTTTTCGTCGGGGATAAAACTTATCAGTTCCTTCAAAATCATGGATGAAAAATCGACCGGCGTTTTCTCTTCGTTGGTTGCTGAGACCAGATAACGGTGTTCGGTTCCCATTTTTCGTTTAAAGGAAGCAAAGACATCAGGATTACCGGATTTCAGCAGTTCCCTTGCTTTTTCTCCGATAAAAATACGGCCTTTCCGGTACGCAACGATAGAAGGCAGCGTGTCGCTGAATCCTACGGGATTTTTGTAAACGACCACTTTGCCGTCGGTAAATTTACAGATCCCTGAATTGGTAGTCCCGAGATCGATTCCAAAATTTATATTTTTCATGGCCTATTCTGCTATTACAATTCCTTTTTGCAGCAATACCAGTTCATTTCCATCCTTCTGAAAAATAGCAGGCTTCAGTACTTTCGTAACTAAGAGTCTCGAAGAATTCCCAATGATGTTTGCTTCAAGAGAAGTATCTCTGGAATCGTATGGTTTTCCGACTGGGTTGTTGATCACATAGCCCATTTCTTCCAGCTCATAATGGATTCTTTCAAAATTTCTTTCAAAAAGGGAAAGGTTCTGGTCACTCGCTTTTTTTTCTATTTCAAAAAGTTGATTGATGATGTTAAGCATAATCTTTTTTACAGATTGATCTGTTTTATAATGGTTATTTAATTTTCATTTTTACAATGCGGTCCTTTCCGGCAAAAACGACGGTATGCTGGTCTACCCATGCACAGGCATACAGATTCTTTTCATCGGAAATTTTCGTCCAGGTTTTTCCGAAGTCCGAAGAATAGCTGATGTGCTTATCTCCAACAGAAATTATCTCTTTTCCTTTGGAACCCGGTTTTATTTTTACACAAGTCGTATAGCCTGCATTTTTTCCCGATGCCTGAATATGCCAGGTCTTTCCGCCGTCGTTTGTGGTGGCGATATTATTGATATTGGCTTCCTGCCGGGTGTAATCTCCGCCTACTGCAACCCCAAAAGTATCGTTTAAGAAGTCGATAGAATAGATTCCTTGAGAAGATTCTCCCTGGATAATCGGTGTTTTAAATACCTGAAGTGTATTGTTCTTTAAATTCAATTTTAAAATTCTGGAAGCCTTACCACCGGTTGCGATCCATACATTCTTTGAAGTGGAAGCGATATTGGTGTTGCTGGCTGCGAAAGCAGCTTCCCCTTCATTTAGTATCACATCGTTTGCGACCTTTGTCCAGGTTCCGTTGTTTAAAATCATTAATTTCAGCCAATGGTCCTGGCCAGGATCGCTGAAGGTATAGGCAACGTTATTATTTACAAAATGAAGGGCATCGTAAAAAGCTGTCTTTGCCGTGTCCCTGAATACCACTTCCGATTTCAGACTTTTCTTATCAATCCTGAAAAATTCAGCAGGACTTTCAATATTCACCGCATAAAAAGCTTTTTTATCCTGTGCTAGGGTTCTGAATTGCAATTTCTTTTCAGATAATGCGATCTGCTTCTGGTTCGCCGTATTTTTTAAATCCACAAAACCGAATTTGGAATCTGTCCCGCTGTACCACACCTTCTGATCATACAGTTCGATGGCCCGGATGCTGATCTTGTCGTTAAATATCGTTTCCAAGCTTTCAATCTGCTGGGCGGATGCTGCCATTCCAACAAAGGCAAACATAAGGAGAAAGATTTTTTTCATATCCACAAAAATAAAAAATCCACAGAATTCTGTGGATTTTATTTATATCTATTTTTTAATTATAAATCTAGATCGGTCTTTTGTAAAGGCTCCTGCTCTGCTTTGAACGTTTCGCCGTAACCTACTTTGTGAAGTTTACTGTTTCTGAGACTGTACGTGAAATAAATAATTACTCCCAACACCAGCCATGCCATGGAAAGGTATTTGGCTTCGTGGCTCAGGTTCCAGATCAGGTAAACGTTGATGCAGATTCCTAATGTTGCAATTACCGGTAAGGCAGGAACTTTAAACGTTCTCGGCATATTCGGCTCTTTCTTTCTTAAGATCCAAACCGCTACACACACCATGGTGAACGCGAATAAAGTACCGAAACTCGTCATATCCGCCAGTTTACTGATCGGCGTAAAGGCTGCTACCGTTGCAATAACGATTCCTAAAAGCATTAAGCTTTTTGCCGGTGTTTTTCTGATAGGATGTACGTCACTGAACATTTTAGGAATAAGACCGTCTTTGGACATTCCTAAGAAGATTCTGGACTGTCCCATGATCATTACCATTAATACGGATACCAGACCTACGGTTGCAGCGATCGTAATAATATAACCTGCCCAACCCTGTCCTGCGATTTCAAAGGCATAGGCAACCGGTGCTTTGATCGCATCCGGATATTTCCCTTGAGGATCGAAATCCGAATAATGCATCATCCCCGTAAGCACAAGAGAAACAAGAATATATAAACCGGTACATACGAGAAGGGAAACGATGATCGCAAACGGAACGTCTTTTTTCGGGTTGATAGCTTCCCCGGCTTGGGTAGAAACCGCATCGAAACCTACATATGCGAAGAAAATAGCTGCTGCTCCGGAAATGATTCCCTGGATACCGTAAGCTTCTTTCATGTTTTCACCTTCCTGAACCATTTTAGCTGCAGGAATAAAAGGATTCCAGTTTTCTGTATTAATGAAGAATACCCCTGCAATAATCACAAAAAGAACAGCGGAAACCTTCATAATTACGATCAGATTGTTTGCTTTTGCGGCTTCTTTGGTTCCTTTAATTAGAATTGAAATCACCAGAAGTACAATAAGGAAAGCCGGTAGGTTCATGGAAAACCCTTCTCCGGTATAACTTGCCGGGTCTGAAGTAAGGTAATCGGGAAGATGAAGACCGAACATTTTCAGTAGTTTATTAAAATATCCGGACCAAGAAACGGCTACCGTCATGGATCCCATCGCATATTCGAGGATAAGGCCCCAGCCAATGATCCAGGCAAAGATTTCCCCTACGGTTCCGTAAGCATAAGCATAAGCCGAACCTTCTACTGGAAGGATGGATGCAAATTCTGAGTAACATAATGCTGCAAATACACAGGCGATTCCGGCAATTACGAAGGAAAGAGCGAGTGCAGGTCCTGCATGGTAATACGCTCCGGTACCTGTAAGTACAAAAATTCCCCCTCCGATAATAGCCCCGATTCCGATAGCTGTAAGACTCCATTTACCGAGTACTCTTTTGAGCTGACTGCTTTTCATATCATTCTCGAAAGCACTCATCGGTTTTTTGGTCCAAATTTTAGACATATTTTATTATTTATTAAAGATTTACGAAAATATAAAAAATTTATAAACATTAACGTTTATTAATAAACTTTAAGCATTAATTTTAAATTTTAGAATTTAAAATTCTGATTTTCATCTTCTTTAAATCATTTCTTATTATCTGATTTTTTATTTATTTTTGACTGCATGAATCTATACGATCTTTTCGTAAAACCTTACGAAAGCTACACTATACTTCAGATCTTCCTGGAGTCTTCTGCCACCATTTTTGGTATTCTGAGCGTTTACTTTTCCATTAAAAAAAATATCTGGGTGTATCCCACCGGAATTATTTCGACCTTAATCTATGTGTATATTCTTTTCAACTTCGGACTGTTGGGAGACTGCATGATCAATGTGTATTATACCGTCATGAGTATTTATGGCTGGATCCTCTGGGGAAAGAGCTCTAAAGACAACATTCACGTCGAAGTAAGCTGGGCTTCAAAAAAAGAATGGCTTTACGGGATTTTACTTTTTGCCTTAAGTGTAATCTTAGTAACAGG from Chryseobacterium sp. SORGH_AS_0447 includes these protein-coding regions:
- a CDS encoding Hsp70 family protein, giving the protein MKNINFGIDLGTTNSGICKFTDGKVVVYKNPVGFSDTLPSIVAYRKGRIFIGEKARELLKSGNPDVFASFKRKMGTEHRYLVSATNEEKTPVDFSSMILKELISFIPDEKPKSMVITIPASFDTVQSNATKKAGLYAGFEQVVLLQEPIAACLAYANFQNIEHTAEKNWLVYDFGGGTFDAALVKINDRELKIIDHEGNNFLGGVDLDHLIIEKLFVPKIEEVLNEDFLFKKLMSKHDHAYTKLYYELLYKAEEIKKELSLKETVLSELELNDGDHYIDFEISRNDFNEVIATKIEETGLLISKLLEGNQKSAEDIERIILVGGTTYIPYIREYLRETFGIPVDNSIDPTTAVMVGAAYFAGTKENIVERKDKKQDAALHQNSDKIEVKLVYEVNTQDDEELLVGIVENFEGYFRIIRKDGGFDTGVMAFRNKFSEFIKVLPKQTNNFTLTIFDYKQNPVFEKSNIFINHGIYNISGQPLPNDICLEVDDAFGGTFLEKIFKKNDILPLSKTIYKTTSKNFNREADDKLVINILEGKAGTLPASNMNIGYIEISSRDMPVNLLKGMDIELKFSMSESRDLSVSVYISSVDYEKKEVFNPHTKYINKEKFEEDINRTIDEIESELSFVEHIDDANEEDLGILVKFKTIKDELFRIKFDLIEVEEDESTERIFQLDERKRRALQEYDRLVRFRDVIYEADEYKENKKNLENILEEGTQRQKDQFHKIIKDEKIFLESNEKAVIRRKSRELQRLFTEIYYKRDESYVNLYYHYKFRDADEYSDPKKLQKLIETGDRAVENNNYKEVKFVVSGLYDLLKVKPRSLFDDEDGNLGLK
- a CDS encoding glycosyl hydrolase, whose translation is MFAFVGMAASAQQIESLETIFNDKISIRAIELYDQKVWYSGTDSKFGFVDLKNTANQKQIALSEKKLQFRTLAQDKKAFYAVNIESPAEFFRIDKKSLKSEVVFRDTAKTAFYDALHFVNNNVAYTFSDPGQDHWLKLMILNNGTWTKVANDVILNEGEAAFAASNTNIASTSKNVWIATGGKASRILKLNLKNNTLQVFKTPIIQGESSQGIYSIDFLNDTFGVAVGGDYTRQEANINNIATTNDGGKTWHIQASGKNAGYTTCVKIKPGSKGKEIISVGDKHISYSSDFGKTWTKISDEKNLYACAWVDQHTVVFAGKDRIVKMKIK
- a CDS encoding APC family permease; the encoded protein is MSKIWTKKPMSAFENDMKSSQLKRVLGKWSLTAIGIGAIIGGGIFVLTGTGAYYHAGPALALSFVIAGIACVFAALCYSEFASILPVEGSAYAYAYGTVGEIFAWIIGWGLILEYAMGSMTVAVSWSGYFNKLLKMFGLHLPDYLTSDPASYTGEGFSMNLPAFLIVLLVISILIKGTKEAAKANNLIVIMKVSAVLFVIIAGVFFINTENWNPFIPAAKMVQEGENMKEAYGIQGIISGAAAIFFAYVGFDAVSTQAGEAINPKKDVPFAIIVSLLVCTGLYILVSLVLTGMMHYSDFDPQGKYPDAIKAPVAYAFEIAGQGWAGYIITIAATVGLVSVLMVMIMGQSRIFLGMSKDGLIPKMFSDVHPIRKTPAKSLMLLGIVIATVAAFTPISKLADMTSFGTLFAFTMVCVAVWILRKKEPNMPRTFKVPALPVIATLGICINVYLIWNLSHEAKYLSMAWLVLGVIIYFTYSLRNSKLHKVGYGETFKAEQEPLQKTDLDL
- the pnuC gene encoding nicotinamide riboside transporter PnuC — protein: MNLYDLFVKPYESYTILQIFLESSATIFGILSVYFSIKKNIWVYPTGIISTLIYVYILFNFGLLGDCMINVYYTVMSIYGWILWGKSSKDNIHVEVSWASKKEWLYGILLFALSVILVTGVYYYKPYIDNQFSMEGASLGLYHLDWGNWLDVFTTSLFLVGMWFMAKRRIENWIFWIIGDFICIPMMIYKELGITSVQYLVFTIMAIQGYAVWKKSYKKKSF